The Thermosynechococcus sp. genome has a segment encoding these proteins:
- a CDS encoding ABC transporter ATP-binding protein, whose protein sequence is MRKHPALRSLSKIWQLLDRGDRWQLLGIGLLMVLASLWEAAGVGLVLPFIAVVEKPERLNALLFWRQSPLTDTEQAQWLLILSVAFGLLYLCKNLFLALSSYLQLQFLNSKNRKFATLLLQGYLYKPYTFHLQTNTATLIQNVNNEVNNVFNNYLLPLLTVFSESLIVLAIFSVIILANPFISILVIALISILSFIFFQGFRRQLKTVGQRRVGYAQKVIQSINEALGGIKEVKLLGREAYFLKTYSENMANERKANLFVLFMQQLPRLYFESLAVLIIVLIIILTLLQRGNVAQVLPLISLFAAAAFRLLPSGGRLMFSLNTIIYYSAAVDLVYEDIWAARTLPLSELLEWRREKEPIFQDCLELIDVHYTYPNAAQPAIRGVSLKIKRGEMVGFVGASGAGKTTIVDLILGLLTPYQGDIRVDGSSIYGNLGQWQRQIGYIPQTIYLSDDTLRRNIAFGLADEAIDEEALWAAVKAAQLAAFVDSLPQGLDTVVGERGIRLSGGQRQRIGIARALYHNPSVLVMDEATAALDNQTEAGVMDAIQALSGNKTIIMIAHRLSTVMGCDRLYLMANGQVIAVGSYQELLQTSPDFRAIAQGYAGAP, encoded by the coding sequence ATGCGAAAGCACCCTGCGTTGCGCTCCCTTAGCAAAATTTGGCAACTCCTGGATCGGGGCGATCGCTGGCAATTGCTCGGCATTGGCTTGCTGATGGTGCTTGCGAGTCTTTGGGAAGCGGCGGGGGTAGGGTTAGTGCTGCCCTTTATAGCGGTTGTGGAAAAACCGGAGCGATTGAATGCCCTTCTCTTTTGGCGTCAAAGTCCCCTTACAGATACAGAGCAAGCTCAGTGGCTTTTGATATTGAGTGTAGCTTTTGGCCTTCTGTATCTATGCAAAAATTTATTTCTTGCCTTGAGCAGTTATCTGCAGTTGCAGTTCTTAAATAGCAAGAACCGTAAGTTTGCGACTTTACTATTGCAAGGCTATCTCTACAAGCCCTACACCTTTCATTTACAAACTAATACCGCCACGTTGATCCAAAATGTAAATAATGAAGTAAATAATGTTTTCAACAACTACCTACTGCCCCTACTGACTGTTTTTTCGGAATCCTTGATTGTTTTGGCTATATTTTCAGTTATTATTTTGGCCAATCCCTTCATCTCAATTCTGGTTATCGCTTTAATTTCAATACTTTCTTTTATCTTCTTTCAAGGGTTTCGGCGCCAACTTAAGACTGTGGGTCAGCGCCGTGTTGGTTATGCCCAAAAAGTGATCCAAAGCATTAATGAAGCTTTGGGTGGGATCAAGGAAGTCAAGTTACTTGGTCGAGAGGCTTACTTCCTCAAGACCTATAGTGAAAACATGGCTAACGAACGCAAAGCCAACTTATTTGTCCTGTTTATGCAGCAGTTACCCCGTCTTTACTTTGAAAGCTTGGCAGTTCTCATCATCGTTCTGATTATTATCCTAACCCTGCTGCAACGAGGTAATGTGGCGCAGGTGTTACCCCTAATCTCCCTGTTTGCCGCCGCCGCATTTCGCCTGTTGCCCTCGGGAGGGCGCCTGATGTTTAGCCTCAATACTATAATCTACTATTCTGCTGCGGTGGATCTGGTTTATGAGGATATTTGGGCGGCGCGGACGCTTCCGCTCTCTGAGCTTCTGGAGTGGCGAAGGGAAAAAGAACCCATTTTTCAAGACTGCCTAGAACTCATTGATGTGCACTATACCTACCCCAATGCTGCTCAACCTGCGATTCGAGGCGTTTCCCTGAAGATTAAACGGGGGGAAATGGTGGGGTTTGTGGGAGCGTCGGGCGCAGGGAAAACGACCATTGTTGATTTGATTTTGGGGTTGCTCACCCCTTACCAGGGGGATATTCGCGTCGATGGTAGCAGCATTTATGGCAACCTTGGCCAATGGCAACGGCAAATTGGCTATATTCCCCAAACAATTTATCTATCGGATGATACCTTGCGTCGGAATATTGCCTTTGGCCTAGCGGATGAGGCGATTGATGAGGAGGCGTTATGGGCAGCGGTCAAGGCCGCGCAGCTGGCTGCCTTTGTTGATTCGCTACCGCAGGGTCTGGATACGGTGGTCGGGGAACGGGGGATCCGCCTTTCTGGGGGACAGCGGCAGCGAATTGGCATTGCTCGGGCCCTCTATCACAACCCTTCCGTCTTGGTGATGGATGAAGCGACAGCCGCCCTTGATAACCAAACGGAAGCGGGGGTCATGGATGCAATTCAAGCCCTTAGCGGCAACAAGACAATCATTATGATTGCCCACCGCCTGAGCACTGTTATGGGGTGCGATCGCCTGTACCTAATGGCCAATGGCCAAGTGATCGCTGTAGGGAGCTACCAAGAACTTCTGCAAACGAGTCCAGACTTTCGAGCCATTGCCCAAGG